One segment of Candidatus Eremiobacteraceae bacterium DNA contains the following:
- a CDS encoding PEGA domain-containing protein yields the protein MNVVFDTATLTASAAPGRGRTASNRCRMLRASLVLSFVWALSGAAPPQPAPAPTFPAHGGAYLTSLPANASAWLDGVYVGSTPVYIDDVLPGHHSVTLSAAGWQPQTATFDVSVGRIEPVSVIMQRNAGDNSSKGQGALAVAGAPEGSHVYLDGAPLGTTPIVPHPTGAGYHIVTLQPPDPKAARSMRVVDVFPGVTTTISFAPPSTAAIEPEDDLLEPVQTVVPGAAIAIAGSDVIIHFRGVEVECTIGSRAYTFNGKQETMSISPALLGGKVYLPRSLLARIGAPAGTSSTAEHHPR from the coding sequence GTGAACGTCGTTTTCGACACCGCGACACTGACCGCCTCGGCAGCGCCAGGGCGCGGTCGGACGGCATCGAACCGATGCCGCATGCTGCGCGCGTCGCTCGTTCTTTCCTTTGTATGGGCCTTATCGGGCGCTGCTCCACCCCAACCCGCGCCCGCGCCGACGTTTCCGGCGCACGGCGGTGCGTACCTGACGAGCCTTCCCGCTAATGCATCCGCCTGGCTCGACGGCGTCTACGTCGGCTCGACGCCCGTCTATATCGATGACGTGCTCCCGGGTCATCACTCGGTGACGCTTTCCGCGGCCGGCTGGCAGCCGCAGACGGCGACGTTCGACGTCTCGGTCGGCCGGATCGAGCCGGTGAGCGTCATCATGCAGCGCAATGCCGGCGACAACTCTTCGAAGGGTCAAGGCGCGCTCGCCGTCGCGGGTGCGCCCGAAGGCTCGCACGTCTATCTCGACGGCGCGCCGCTCGGCACGACGCCGATCGTGCCGCACCCGACCGGCGCAGGCTACCACATCGTGACGCTGCAGCCGCCGGATCCGAAGGCCGCGCGCTCGATGCGCGTCGTCGACGTCTTCCCCGGCGTGACGACGACGATCTCGTTCGCGCCGCCGTCGACCGCGGCGATCGAACCCGAGGATGACTTGCTCGAGCCTGTCCAGACGGTCGTACCCGGCGCGGCGATCGCCATCGCCGGCAGCGACGTCATCATCCACTTCCGCGGCGTCGAGGTCGAGTGCACGATCGGTTCGCGCGCATACACGTTCAACGGCAAGCAAGAGACGATGAGCATCTCGCCGGCGCTCCTCGGCGGCAAGGTGTATCTGCCGCGCTCGCTGCTCGCGCGCATCGGCGCGCCGGCGGGCACGTCATCGACGGCCGAGCATCACCCCCGATGA
- the plsY gene encoding glycerol-3-phosphate 1-O-acyltransferase PlsY: protein MNLAVIAMFVSGYLLGSVPFGIIIGKTLYGIDPRTVGSGNIGTANSMRAFGRTGAVLVLLGDALKGAIPTYVALRLFDDPWITAGVGLATVVGHNWSMFLRFKGGKGVATTLGVVIVLSLLAAVAFGAVWLATAAITRYSSLASMLGSAAVPLMMYARGDPLPYVWYGIIALALVLWRHEPNIRRLIAGDELKIGTKKTS, encoded by the coding sequence GTGAACCTCGCGGTCATCGCGATGTTCGTGTCGGGCTATCTCCTCGGTTCGGTGCCGTTCGGCATCATCATCGGCAAGACGCTCTACGGCATCGATCCGCGGACGGTCGGCAGCGGCAACATCGGCACTGCGAACTCTATGCGCGCGTTCGGCCGCACGGGCGCCGTGCTCGTCTTGCTCGGCGATGCGCTCAAAGGCGCCATTCCGACCTATGTCGCTTTGCGGCTCTTCGACGACCCGTGGATCACCGCCGGCGTCGGCCTCGCGACGGTCGTCGGACACAACTGGTCCATGTTCTTGCGCTTCAAAGGCGGCAAAGGCGTCGCCACGACGTTAGGCGTAGTCATCGTGCTGTCGCTGCTCGCCGCGGTGGCTTTCGGAGCCGTCTGGCTCGCGACCGCCGCGATCACCCGTTACTCATCGTTGGCGTCGATGCTCGGCAGCGCTGCCGTGCCGCTCATGATGTATGCGCGCGGCGACCCGCTGCCTTACGTCTGGTACGGCATCATCGCGCTCGCGCTCGTGCTGTGGCGTCACGAGCCGAACATACGCCGGCTCATCGCCGGTGACGAACTGAAGATAGGGACGAAGAAGACCTCATGA
- the mutS gene encoding DNA mismatch repair protein MutS, giving the protein MSADSPLIAQYNALKSEFPEALLLSRVGDFYEAYGDDAEDLARSLHIILTSKEAGKGKRVAMAGVPYHSVDTYLARLIRQRRVIAIAEQMEQPVPNRLVRREIVRVLTPGTVLEDQFLTPDRHNHLCAVFKDTGAIAIVAADVSTGAATVQAIGDEDDFAAALDALDPSEIVVADTATAEIVEPLAGESCRVSVFALAPAGATNGSAVDAPSALGTFSRDERPAAASALRLLESYLTRLKLDGAGICARAVPASSASSMLIDPATRRHLDLVTGSGSDTRASLLGVLARTRTSMGSRLLASRVCAPLVDVAEIRRRLDRVESLVRRASPRVELQESLALIGDIERIVQKIGARRAGPRDVATLRRSLEAAALIGSAVERVGDDGLSSLAAAIDAHGVLARLTGVLKTALVEDPPPTLSDGGAIRPERSPALADVVELRTRSRERLLALEAATRSRTGIKSLKVKYTQAFGYYFELPRSQSESVPPDFARRQSLVNAERFTNVDLKELETAILGAKARQVELEREAFEALLAEIDADSAALLAAAGAIAEIDVYCSLAQVAAERRYSRPDVVDERIIDVDAARHPIVEAFGGVDFIANECRADSDKRFLLITGPNMGGKSTYLRQTALVSVLAQMGSYVPASRAKLGIVDRMFTRIGAGDDIAAGRSTFYVEMAEMALILRRCTVRSLLLIDEVGRGTGTTDGLAIAQAVSEYLLGLTEAMPIVLFATHFHELVGLSDAFGLIENLHVAVAEEQSGPIFSHRVLHGASSRSYGIAVAKMAGLPPEVVARAQEIADEIESRPRLRSKPVRRRTAEGPDHQLRLTI; this is encoded by the coding sequence GTGAGCGCCGACTCGCCGCTCATCGCGCAGTACAACGCGCTCAAGTCCGAGTTCCCCGAAGCGCTCCTGCTATCGCGCGTCGGCGATTTCTACGAAGCATACGGCGACGACGCGGAAGATCTCGCGCGCTCGCTCCATATCATCCTCACGTCGAAGGAAGCGGGCAAAGGTAAGCGCGTCGCGATGGCGGGCGTGCCATACCACAGCGTCGACACGTATCTCGCGCGGCTCATCCGCCAACGCCGCGTCATCGCGATCGCGGAGCAGATGGAGCAGCCGGTTCCCAACCGGCTCGTCCGGCGCGAGATCGTCCGCGTCTTGACGCCCGGCACGGTGCTCGAGGACCAATTCCTCACGCCCGATAGACACAACCACCTGTGCGCAGTCTTCAAAGATACCGGCGCGATCGCGATCGTGGCCGCTGATGTTTCGACCGGCGCGGCGACCGTCCAGGCCATCGGCGATGAAGACGATTTCGCGGCTGCGCTCGACGCGCTCGACCCGTCGGAGATCGTCGTCGCCGATACGGCGACCGCGGAAATCGTCGAGCCGCTCGCCGGCGAGAGCTGTCGGGTTTCGGTCTTCGCGCTCGCCCCCGCCGGGGCTACGAACGGTTCGGCAGTCGATGCGCCGTCAGCGCTCGGCACGTTCTCGCGCGACGAGCGTCCGGCTGCGGCGTCTGCGCTGCGGCTGCTCGAGAGTTACCTGACGAGGCTCAAGCTCGACGGTGCAGGCATCTGCGCTCGCGCGGTACCGGCGTCATCCGCGAGTTCGATGCTCATCGATCCTGCGACGCGACGTCACCTCGACCTCGTCACCGGATCAGGTTCGGATACGCGCGCATCGCTGCTCGGCGTTCTTGCGCGGACGCGCACGTCGATGGGCAGCCGGCTGCTCGCATCGCGCGTGTGCGCGCCGCTCGTCGACGTCGCGGAAATCCGTCGCCGGCTCGATCGCGTCGAATCGCTCGTCAGGCGGGCTTCTCCGCGTGTCGAGCTCCAAGAATCGCTTGCGCTCATCGGCGACATCGAGCGGATCGTCCAAAAGATCGGTGCGCGGCGAGCTGGCCCGCGTGACGTGGCTACTCTACGCCGCTCGCTCGAGGCGGCAGCGCTCATCGGATCCGCGGTCGAGCGGGTCGGCGACGACGGGCTCTCGTCGCTCGCCGCCGCGATCGACGCGCACGGCGTGCTCGCGCGCCTGACGGGGGTTTTGAAAACGGCGCTCGTCGAGGATCCGCCGCCGACATTGTCCGACGGCGGCGCGATCAGACCCGAGAGGTCACCGGCGCTGGCGGATGTCGTCGAGCTGCGAACGCGGAGTCGTGAGCGCCTGCTCGCCCTCGAAGCGGCGACGCGCTCGCGCACCGGCATCAAATCGCTCAAAGTGAAGTACACGCAGGCGTTCGGCTACTATTTCGAGCTGCCGCGTTCGCAATCGGAGAGCGTTCCACCGGATTTCGCGCGCCGCCAAAGCCTCGTCAACGCCGAGCGTTTCACGAACGTCGACCTCAAGGAGCTCGAGACGGCGATCCTCGGCGCGAAGGCGCGGCAGGTCGAACTCGAACGCGAGGCCTTCGAAGCGTTGCTCGCGGAGATCGACGCGGATTCTGCCGCGCTGCTCGCCGCCGCCGGCGCGATCGCCGAGATCGACGTCTACTGCTCGCTGGCGCAAGTCGCCGCGGAGCGGCGTTACTCGCGCCCGGACGTCGTCGACGAGCGGATCATCGACGTCGACGCTGCTCGCCATCCGATAGTCGAGGCGTTCGGCGGCGTCGACTTCATCGCGAATGAGTGCCGCGCCGATTCGGACAAGCGATTCTTGCTGATCACCGGCCCGAATATGGGCGGCAAGTCGACGTACCTGCGGCAGACGGCGTTGGTATCCGTGCTCGCGCAGATGGGTTCGTACGTGCCCGCGTCGCGCGCGAAACTCGGCATCGTCGACCGCATGTTCACGCGCATAGGCGCGGGCGACGATATAGCGGCCGGCAGGTCGACGTTCTACGTCGAGATGGCGGAGATGGCGCTCATCCTCCGGCGCTGCACGGTGCGCAGTCTGTTGCTCATAGACGAAGTGGGACGCGGAACGGGCACGACCGACGGCCTTGCTATCGCCCAGGCGGTCTCCGAATATCTCCTGGGGTTGACCGAGGCCATGCCCATCGTGTTATTTGCGACACACTTTCACGAGCTGGTGGGGTTGTCGGACGCCTTCGGTCTAATCGAAAACCTTCACGTAGCCGTCGCGGAAGAGCAATCAGGGCCGATATTTTCGCATCGCGTGCTCCATGGCGCGAGCAGCCGTTCGTATGGGATCGCGGTCGCGAAGATGGCGGGCCTGCCTCCCGAGGTCGTGGCACGAGCACAGGAAATTGCCGATGAGATAGAGAGCAGGCCGCGATTGCGGTCCAAGCCCGTTCGGCGACGCACGGCCGAAGGACCGGACCATCAATTGCGTCTCACTATCTGA
- a CDS encoding sensor domain-containing diguanylate cyclase: protein MRAIIQQTSRFFTYPLTIAAARLLAVLQTVAFPLGAIIPDWLVFALLGYSVFTVVLALPPRATPNSVEQKAALRPGSYGVLIALDIIATGLVAWKSGASTIAMLPGLDAAVLGIGGAAALIGAASVAYTVGVVVAGTASIGAGITQGLVIGIGPYLAAAFSLVARRSAERQIRAINHVLDAGSDLGTKLAMAEVLTQLLNMLRQFRESVPWQNVVVYVARYDDGIGEEILCAEAISGSHADFYRGSKLRFTDGLVGYSATEQRPLIVPDLQKEMRDASLPKPKAVRGAMVVPIVSEGVTIGSVLFTSAVYGGFTFDMQRLVDRLIRLASVGIQNARLHSKTLELADTDSMTGLLTNRAYQERLDAEYRRAQTTKQSLALLILDVDYFKHVNDTYGHPQGDELLRQLGEVIRQHARKDDICCRYGGDEFTVVMPETIKAEAAMVAGRLRQAVQDRLFQLDSATAKITVSIGVAGYPQDTSSRPALVKAADDALYAAKQSGRNNVKLANRLLNQVKTNGSAAFRVPTPIDAQK from the coding sequence TTGCGGGCCATCATCCAGCAAACGAGCAGGTTCTTCACGTATCCGCTCACGATCGCCGCAGCCAGACTGCTCGCGGTCTTGCAGACGGTCGCGTTTCCCCTCGGCGCCATCATCCCGGATTGGCTCGTCTTCGCGCTGCTCGGTTATTCGGTCTTCACGGTTGTTCTCGCGCTGCCACCGAGGGCTACGCCGAATTCGGTCGAGCAGAAGGCGGCGCTTCGTCCTGGCAGCTACGGCGTGCTCATCGCGCTCGACATCATCGCGACCGGCCTTGTCGCTTGGAAATCGGGCGCGAGCACGATCGCGATGCTCCCGGGCCTCGATGCCGCCGTGCTTGGCATCGGCGGCGCGGCTGCGCTCATCGGTGCAGCGTCGGTGGCCTATACCGTGGGCGTCGTCGTCGCGGGTACGGCCTCGATCGGCGCCGGGATCACGCAAGGCCTCGTCATCGGTATCGGGCCGTATCTCGCCGCTGCGTTCTCGCTCGTCGCCCGCCGCAGCGCGGAGCGTCAGATCCGCGCGATCAACCACGTCCTCGATGCGGGTTCCGATCTCGGAACGAAGCTCGCGATGGCCGAAGTCTTGACGCAGTTGCTCAATATGTTGCGCCAGTTCCGCGAGTCGGTGCCGTGGCAGAACGTCGTCGTCTACGTCGCGCGTTACGACGACGGCATCGGCGAAGAGATCCTTTGCGCGGAGGCGATCTCCGGATCGCATGCCGACTTCTATCGCGGCAGCAAGCTGCGTTTCACGGACGGGCTCGTCGGTTATTCGGCCACCGAGCAGCGGCCGCTCATCGTTCCGGATCTCCAAAAAGAAATGCGCGACGCGAGCTTGCCCAAACCGAAAGCGGTTCGCGGCGCGATGGTCGTGCCGATCGTCAGCGAAGGCGTCACCATCGGATCGGTCCTTTTCACGTCGGCCGTCTACGGCGGCTTCACGTTCGACATGCAGCGGCTCGTCGACCGGCTCATCCGGCTCGCGTCCGTCGGCATCCAAAACGCGCGGTTGCACAGCAAGACGCTCGAGCTCGCCGATACAGACTCGATGACCGGCTTGCTGACGAACCGTGCCTATCAAGAGCGCCTTGACGCAGAATATCGCCGCGCGCAGACGACGAAGCAATCGCTCGCGCTGCTCATCCTCGACGTCGACTATTTCAAGCACGTCAACGACACCTACGGTCATCCGCAGGGCGACGAACTCTTGCGCCAGCTCGGCGAAGTCATCCGGCAGCACGCCCGCAAGGACGACATCTGCTGCCGCTACGGCGGCGACGAGTTCACCGTCGTCATGCCGGAGACGATCAAAGCGGAAGCGGCGATGGTCGCGGGCCGGCTGCGCCAGGCGGTGCAGGACCGGCTCTTCCAACTCGACAGCGCGACAGCGAAGATAACCGTCTCGATCGGCGTCGCGGGATATCCGCAAGACACCTCATCGCGGCCGGCCCTCGTCAAGGCGGCCGACGATGCGCTCTACGCAGCGAAGCAGAGCGGCCGCAACAACGTCAAGCTCGCGAATCGTCTGCTCAACCAGGTGAAGACGAACGGCTCAGCTGCGTTTCGCGTGCCGACCCCCATCGACGCCCAAAAATAA
- the miaB gene encoding tRNA (N6-isopentenyl adenosine(37)-C2)-methylthiotransferase MiaB has product MTQIYMQTFGCQMNVADSNGLAHQAWSMGCTFVADPALADIVILNTCAIREKAETRVYGRLGQLKVFKEARPESKLLVCGCLAEKDREILRSKAPWVDALLGPRDYRQFKQLLDGWGVATDAPPAGAIFTMPSAEDDPGQDTHQAYAHLRALVNITRGCEKFCTYCIVPYTRGPLESIDPEEIESQIRREVKAGAKEIMLLGQNVNSYLHGSGLDFAGLLRRLKAIEGVDRLTFLTSHPKDFDRPVVDALAELPNAAPRMHLPMQSGSNAVLEKMARLYTIEEYLDKVAYFRERLAGWALTTDIIVGYPTETEADFEKTLDVVSAGTFEQAFIFAYSPRAGTPAATMTPQVPQAEKIRRLQAVNAAQNEATRRFHESFIGDTVRVLTQGPSKKDAARMAGKTGHNVTVIYPRDERTEHRPFVDVAIDQAYNWGLSGVIA; this is encoded by the coding sequence ATGACGCAGATCTACATGCAGACCTTCGGCTGCCAGATGAACGTCGCCGACTCGAACGGCCTTGCGCATCAGGCGTGGTCGATGGGCTGCACGTTCGTAGCCGATCCAGCACTTGCGGACATCGTGATCCTCAACACCTGTGCGATCCGCGAGAAGGCGGAGACGCGGGTCTACGGCCGGCTCGGCCAACTCAAGGTCTTCAAGGAAGCCCGCCCCGAGTCGAAGCTCCTCGTGTGCGGCTGCCTGGCGGAGAAAGACCGCGAGATCCTGCGTTCGAAGGCGCCGTGGGTCGATGCGCTGCTGGGGCCGCGCGACTATCGGCAGTTCAAGCAGCTGCTCGACGGTTGGGGCGTCGCGACGGACGCGCCGCCCGCCGGGGCGATCTTCACGATGCCGTCGGCCGAAGACGATCCCGGTCAGGATACGCACCAGGCGTACGCGCATCTGCGCGCGCTCGTCAACATCACGCGCGGCTGCGAGAAGTTCTGCACGTATTGCATCGTGCCGTACACGCGCGGTCCGCTCGAGAGCATCGATCCGGAGGAGATCGAGTCGCAGATCCGGCGCGAGGTGAAAGCCGGCGCGAAAGAGATCATGCTGCTCGGTCAAAACGTCAATTCGTATCTGCACGGATCGGGCCTCGATTTCGCCGGCCTGCTGCGAAGGCTCAAGGCGATCGAAGGGGTCGACAGGCTGACGTTTCTCACGTCGCATCCGAAAGATTTCGACCGCCCGGTCGTCGACGCGCTCGCCGAACTGCCGAACGCGGCGCCGCGCATGCATTTGCCGATGCAGTCGGGGAGCAACGCGGTGCTCGAGAAAATGGCGCGCCTCTACACGATCGAGGAGTATCTCGACAAGGTCGCCTACTTCCGCGAACGGCTTGCGGGCTGGGCGCTGACGACCGACATCATCGTCGGTTATCCAACCGAGACCGAGGCGGATTTCGAAAAGACGCTCGACGTGGTGAGCGCGGGGACGTTCGAGCAAGCCTTCATCTTCGCGTATTCGCCGCGCGCGGGCACGCCTGCGGCGACGATGACGCCGCAGGTGCCGCAAGCGGAGAAGATCCGCCGGCTCCAAGCGGTGAACGCGGCGCAGAACGAAGCGACGCGGCGCTTCCACGAGTCGTTCATCGGCGACACGGTCCGCGTCCTCACGCAAGGACCCTCGAAGAAAGATGCGGCGCGGATGGCGGGCAAGACCGGCCACAACGTGACGGTCATCTATCCGCGCGATGAGCGCACCGAACACCGGCCGTTCGTCGACGTCGCGATCGACCAGGCGTACAACTGGGGTCTGTCCGGCGTCATCGCGTGA
- a CDS encoding alpha/beta fold hydrolase, translating into MLAMILASLLFAADAASPSPATSTPAPSSVAIPDGTYTYEFRAGGGTIGTSVITIARANGGLKAHEVASIQVTYTLDSSLDPATLSTTAVHAVVGSTPLDVAFGSTSITETAKGKTFTLPVAAGAKGNVVLSGPVMTGFFLAAAQVHATGSMVLTGVDIGAAQSLLITLVPAPSSSRPAKIGSTDIGYVAKGLVNGEVTVWADPSTLVPEEMDVPSQGISIVLTKKSTVSMATQQANPAVPTPLPTAVPHFTSRDVSFTSRDGTKLAGTVTVPDRATAGMPAVVLVHGSGPVDRNEQVGPNPIFLELSNALSNNGFVVLRYDKRGIGKSGGNARNATRDDLLDDARAALAFVGRYHNVDPHRVFVLGHSEGGELAPSLAAGGAPLRGIALMAPPAIPLDQILIQQTSRGLTGTAKAQAIADEQKQIAMVKAGTANPYGAGPWLRSSFGIDPAQVIKKVPCPILILQGGKDFQVLAKDLPRLVDAAKSAHRDVTVRVFPNDDHLFITVPTGHTAVPAEYLAPHRVDPAMVSALLAWLHAKS; encoded by the coding sequence ATGCTCGCTATGATCCTTGCTTCCTTATTGTTCGCGGCCGACGCGGCATCACCGTCGCCGGCAACGTCAACGCCCGCACCCAGTTCAGTCGCGATACCCGACGGAACGTACACGTACGAATTCCGAGCGGGCGGCGGCACGATCGGCACGTCCGTCATCACGATCGCCCGCGCGAATGGCGGCCTGAAAGCGCACGAAGTCGCTTCCATACAAGTGACGTACACGCTCGACTCGTCGCTCGATCCCGCGACGCTTTCGACGACCGCAGTCCACGCGGTTGTCGGGTCGACGCCGCTCGACGTGGCGTTCGGAAGCACGAGCATCACCGAGACCGCGAAGGGCAAGACGTTCACGCTCCCCGTCGCCGCCGGCGCGAAGGGCAACGTCGTGTTGAGCGGTCCCGTCATGACCGGCTTCTTTCTGGCTGCAGCGCAGGTCCATGCGACCGGTTCGATGGTCTTGACCGGCGTCGACATCGGCGCTGCACAATCATTGCTCATCACTCTCGTCCCGGCGCCCTCGTCTTCACGGCCTGCCAAAATCGGCTCAACCGATATCGGCTACGTCGCGAAAGGCCTGGTAAACGGTGAGGTGACTGTCTGGGCGGATCCGTCAACTCTGGTGCCGGAAGAGATGGACGTGCCGTCTCAGGGTATATCGATCGTGCTCACCAAGAAATCGACCGTGTCGATGGCGACCCAACAAGCGAATCCGGCGGTTCCAACGCCGCTGCCGACCGCCGTGCCGCACTTCACGAGCCGCGATGTCAGTTTCACATCTCGAGACGGAACGAAACTTGCGGGTACCGTCACGGTACCAGATCGCGCGACGGCGGGGATGCCCGCCGTCGTTCTCGTTCACGGCAGCGGGCCAGTCGACCGAAACGAACAAGTCGGGCCGAATCCGATTTTCCTCGAGCTGAGCAACGCGCTGTCGAATAACGGGTTCGTCGTCCTGCGCTACGACAAGCGCGGCATCGGCAAGAGTGGTGGGAACGCGCGGAACGCGACGCGCGACGACCTGCTCGACGACGCACGCGCGGCCCTCGCGTTCGTGGGTCGCTATCACAACGTCGATCCGCATCGCGTTTTCGTCCTCGGGCACAGCGAGGGTGGCGAGCTGGCGCCGTCGCTCGCGGCCGGCGGCGCGCCGCTCCGCGGCATCGCGCTCATGGCCCCGCCTGCGATTCCGCTCGATCAGATCCTCATCCAGCAGACCTCGCGCGGCCTGACGGGAACCGCCAAAGCGCAGGCTATCGCCGACGAGCAAAAGCAGATCGCGATGGTGAAGGCCGGCACCGCGAATCCATACGGCGCCGGCCCGTGGCTGCGCAGCTCGTTCGGTATCGATCCGGCGCAGGTCATCAAGAAGGTGCCATGCCCGATTTTGATCTTGCAGGGCGGCAAAGATTTCCAAGTGCTCGCGAAAGATCTGCCGCGGCTCGTCGATGCCGCCAAGTCCGCGCATCGCGATGTCACCGTCCGCGTCTTCCCGAACGACGATCATCTTTTCATCACGGTGCCGACCGGCCATACCGCCGTTCCCGCCGAGTACCTCGCGCCGCATCGCGTCGACCCCGCGATGGTCAGCGCGCTCCTTGCCTGGCTCCACGCGAAGTCCTAG
- the efp gene encoding elongation factor P — protein MISSNDFRTGVTIEIEGQLWTVVDFQHVKPGKGSAFVRTRLKNVVRGNVLEKTFRAGEMLTRAIIETREMQFLYGSGDEYHFMDQSNYEQIVLGHDVLGDNVDLLKESMTISVQFHNGTVIGADLPNHLDLVVTETDPGFKGDTATNVTKPAKVETGATINVPLFINPGDRIRIDTRDRKYVSRV, from the coding sequence ATGATCTCCTCCAACGATTTCCGCACCGGCGTGACGATCGAAATCGAAGGCCAGCTGTGGACGGTCGTCGACTTCCAGCACGTCAAGCCGGGCAAAGGTTCGGCCTTCGTCCGCACGCGACTCAAGAACGTCGTCCGCGGCAACGTGCTCGAGAAGACGTTCCGCGCCGGCGAGATGCTGACGCGAGCGATCATCGAGACGCGAGAGATGCAATTCCTCTACGGCAGCGGCGACGAGTACCATTTCATGGACCAGTCGAACTACGAGCAGATCGTCCTCGGACACGACGTCCTCGGCGACAACGTCGACCTGCTCAAAGAGAGCATGACGATCAGCGTCCAGTTCCACAACGGCACGGTCATCGGAGCGGATCTTCCTAACCACCTCGATCTCGTCGTCACGGAGACCGATCCGGGCTTCAAGGGCGACACCGCGACGAACGTGACGAAGCCGGCGAAAGTCGAGACGGGCGCGACGATCAACGTGCCGCTTTTCATCAATCCCGGCGACAGGATCCGGATCGACACCCGCGACCGCAAGTACGTCTCAAGGGTCTGA
- the der gene encoding ribosome biogenesis GTPase Der translates to MTASKIVALVGRPNVGKSALFNRFLGRRLAIVDEMPGVTRDRLYAPVEWAGRRFTIVDTGGIETTSELDLMAQTRAQAELAIREADVVVFVVDAQDGVTGGDEDVAALLRPSRDKVLLVANKVESPNTAGAIYEFCSLGFGVPMSVSAIHGLQSGDLLDAIIEKLGPEPATDETEDPSLVRLAIVGQPNVGKSSLVNALVGEPRAVVASEPGTTRDATDTEIVAEGRRFIIIDTAGIRKTAKTGPPIDYYSSLRAVAAIGRCDVALLIVDATAGATSQDRRIAGLGVEEGKALAILVNKWDLVDTKTFEREEVEAALRVEFPFAPYAPILFGSALTKKGVHKILGAMAAVADERRKHVQTAKLNQVIRDAFRTHPPPSFRGKVMKCYYVTQGGIAPPEFVFFVNDPRLVHFSYERFLENTLRGAFGFSGTPIRLTFKPRVQQDRTQADDLILAETSRGDDA, encoded by the coding sequence GTGACCGCTTCCAAGATCGTCGCCCTCGTTGGCCGTCCCAACGTGGGGAAGTCCGCCCTGTTCAACCGGTTTCTGGGCCGCCGTCTCGCGATCGTCGACGAGATGCCTGGCGTTACGCGCGATCGGCTCTACGCGCCCGTCGAGTGGGCCGGCCGTCGCTTCACCATCGTCGACACGGGTGGCATCGAGACGACGAGCGAGCTCGACCTCATGGCGCAGACGCGCGCCCAGGCCGAACTCGCGATCCGCGAGGCCGACGTTGTCGTCTTCGTCGTCGACGCTCAAGACGGTGTGACCGGCGGCGACGAGGACGTCGCTGCATTGCTGCGCCCTTCCCGAGACAAGGTGCTCCTCGTCGCGAACAAGGTGGAGTCGCCGAACACCGCTGGTGCGATCTATGAGTTCTGCTCGCTCGGCTTCGGCGTGCCGATGAGCGTGTCGGCGATCCACGGTTTGCAGAGCGGCGATCTCCTCGACGCGATCATCGAGAAGCTCGGTCCCGAACCGGCGACGGACGAAACGGAGGACCCCTCGCTCGTCCGGCTGGCGATCGTCGGTCAACCGAACGTCGGCAAGTCGTCGCTCGTCAATGCTCTCGTCGGCGAGCCGCGCGCCGTCGTCGCGAGCGAACCGGGCACGACGCGCGATGCGACTGACACCGAGATCGTGGCAGAAGGCCGCCGCTTCATCATCATAGACACGGCGGGCATCCGCAAGACCGCCAAGACCGGGCCGCCGATCGACTATTACAGCAGCTTACGCGCGGTCGCCGCGATCGGCCGCTGCGACGTGGCGCTCCTCATCGTCGATGCGACCGCCGGGGCGACGTCGCAAGACCGTCGCATCGCCGGGCTTGGCGTCGAGGAAGGCAAAGCGCTTGCGATCCTCGTCAACAAATGGGACCTCGTCGACACGAAGACGTTCGAACGCGAAGAGGTCGAGGCCGCGCTTCGCGTCGAGTTCCCGTTCGCGCCGTACGCTCCGATCCTGTTCGGCTCGGCGCTCACGAAGAAGGGCGTTCACAAGATCCTCGGAGCGATGGCGGCCGTGGCGGACGAGCGCCGCAAGCACGTCCAGACCGCGAAGCTCAACCAGGTCATCCGCGACGCGTTCCGCACGCATCCGCCGCCGTCGTTCCGCGGTAAAGTCATGAAGTGTTACTACGTGACGCAGGGCGGCATCGCGCCGCCGGAGTTCGTCTTCTTCGTGAACGATCCACGGCTCGTCCACTTCTCGTACGAGCGCTTCCTCGAGAACACGCTGCGCGGCGCGTTCGGATTTTCGGGCACGCCGATCCGCTTGACGTTCAAGCCGCGCGTCCAGCAGGATCGCACCCAGGCCGACGATCTCATCCTCGCCGAGACGTCGCGCGGAGACGACGCGTGA